In Oryzias melastigma strain HK-1 linkage group LG10, ASM292280v2, whole genome shotgun sequence, the genomic window cccccccaaaaaaatccaaCAGAGCTGGACGCAGGGGTGGACACGCGCTCATCAGACAATAACCGAGTGGGGCTCACCTCGTGGTTTGATGAGGAGGCAGACAGCTGGGAGATCCCCGAGAAAATCAACAGATCGACTGATGCCTCCAAAATATCCGCCCCGGCCAGATGATGGTGGTGGCCTTGGCTGCGTGCTGGATGCTGTCATCGGGGCTGCTCTCTGCTCTAATCCGCGGCCCTGAGCTCAGGAACAACccacccctcctcctcctcctctgggcTCCCTCTCTCCTCCCAGCCTCCATCGCTGTCTGCTGAAcacccctcctcctctcctcccaaaggtcatttaaaaaagcgaaggaaaaaaattaaagatttcaaaagaaactgtagtgtaaaatgaaaaaaaggtacAATGAAACCAATTACATAAAAAAcggttaatatttcagccagTAAAACCAATGTGTAgattataaattattaaaaggaaaatgtttgaatcaaaatattttttaattagataaataattttatttagcCCAATAAAGCTACACCCAAAAAGTCCCATTTTGTGGGTCACATCCATCCAAccccatttattttaatacttgtatgaaaaaaaaatcacgatttaacattttgaaatatttgtccTTTTTCCCTGATTTtcaagtgttaaaaaaagaaaaaaaggacaaataaacaaaacataaaaaagtaactattaattaattaattaattaattaattaatattttgtatGTTATTATTTGTAAATGCTTGTTACATTGTTTACGGTTTCAGCTATTGCATAAAAAATAgtatcttaaataaaataatagtacaGCCTCGagcgtttttatttgttttcttagacataaacatatttatattaattactAATAATACAATAAGGAAAATTACATTCATAACAAAAAGATAAACGACTGGgaacatacaaataaatatcaaaattagACGGAATAAAGATTGTTGAATGACAACAATCAAGTGCAGTTTGACCCTCCGCGGCTGCCATCCTACGTCAGCTGAAACGTATTTCCTGTCAGACTTTGTCCACGCCGTCGTCGCACAGCTAACGTGAGAAGAAATTTGACCCCAAAacgcttttaaaacaaaagctgaaatgtTCAAACTTGAAGGACTCGGTCCGAAAATGGACCCGgaggagatgaagaagaaaatgcgGGAAGACGTAGTGTCCTCTTTACGGAACTTTCTTCTTTACGTCGCTCTGCTCAGAGTCGGTAAGCATCCGCAGGTCACATTGAGTGCGACCTGAGTTTTCTCGTTTATTTGTTCTTATAGCATCGTTTTAGTTTTGTCCCCGTGCTCAGATATTAGTCTGTTCATAATGGAAGCACCAAACTAGCTTTAATCGCAGAAAGAAGACATGGATTTGAACAGTAATGTTTTCTTCTTGGGAGTTAttgctagatttttttaaatgttaaaccaGAAACGTGTGTATTAAATTTGGaatgcaattatttatttaaaaatccacaatttattttatttatattgcagTAATTAATACACAGAGATTAAAACTATTATCCTGTCATATcatgaaaacaaagcagaataCCTTGCATTATAATTGCACATAGTTTAAGATGACATGTTTGTCAATTGAATCCACCAAAAATATACTTTGCAAATTCACTACACAAACCCAGCTAGAGGGCAAGTCTTTTACAAAGCATTTTGGAAACACTGTTATTGATTATTAATGTTGTGAAGCATCgcctaaattattttttttttctgtttgcagccCCATTTGTACTAAAGAAGCTGGACAGCATATGAAAAGAGGACAACGTCCGGCTGCATTTCCACCATCCACCAAGAGACTCCAACATCAGAGATGGCAAGGATCTGCGGCAGATGTGGGCCATTGAAGCATCACTTGTTCTTCCATCACTGCATCAAAgatcttttacttttttgtttgtttaagttgcgggtttcatgttttaaacttCTGTCATACTTTTGTATTTAACACTTATtgtgtagtttgtttttttcagtgttgttCAAATATATGTCTTCTAGTTGTATTGCACAATAAATGGAAACAATGATCATTTATTTGAgcatcttttttatatttgtgctcTGGTTAATGCAAGTTTctcctaacattttttttgtcttcgaatttagatttttaaatgttcaataaggtgtaattaaaaaaaaaaactctacatttCTTGTTGATTTTCTgagttatttaattttagacCCTAATGTTTGGGGCTTTAAGAAGCTActctaaaacaattttattagaACACTATAGTTATTGGTTTATCTGACCATTTTTTAAGGTGGGGTTGAAATAAAATAGGTAGTTTTTCTATGGATAGATATGCCTTTTGTTCTTACTGTCTGCATGTGTAATGATATCAAAATCAGTCAGTGGAAAAAAGATATGTACAAAATATAAACTGCTATGTGCACACAGGGATTAAGTAAAACTGCATGTTgcagataaaaatatgaatactaTCCATTTGACAAGAAGGatatgagaaaaatattaaagttaaaataaacaaatattaaaaatatgaaaaatgcaGTGTGctataatttaaataatgaaagaaCAAGTTTctatataattttaaagaattttaatgCTTTAATGTAGGGAAACTACATCTGTGTATACTTCAGTTGAATTTtatcttatttcatttttagttttgctttagTTGAGCCCTTGCTACACCTCAGAATTTTAGTGTCTTATTTGTACTCCTTTAGTTTTGCCtccttttacaaaaacaaaaaacaaagaaataaaagagaagtcagtcattattttgtctttgttacattttttccccatatgaactgttttagttgattttatgtttaaggaTCTTTTCTGGAAAAAGGCTGTCCCAGAATGCAGCAGGTTCCAGGTAATTCGTGTTATGACCGCTAGGGGGCAGTGCTGTCTAACCAAAGGGTCGATGAGGCAGCGTCGGTTCTGGCGGCTGTAACAATGGATGCTGCATCGCTCGATTGTTTGAACTCTTTGGCTTTGTGATGACGATAGATCAGTTTTTACtgtatattattattatgtagGCTCCCGTATGAGCTGCGTGGactcatgttttattttctggagaCAAATCCCGCGACTGCTCCGCATCTCTCGGTGCTTTTGTCGGCGTTGGCCCGCCCATACTCCACAGCATCTCCAGGATGGAGCCAGTGGAGATGATGCTACTCTGAGCTACATTTCAGCTGATGAATTGCATGCTTTTCGCCaccttcatattttttttctcagtaaagTGGTATATATTCAAGAGCTGACACTACAGCAGCAGAGATGGACTTCCCAGGTCATTACCAGCATGTTTTCAGACAGCTCAACCACCAGCGCCTCCACGCTCAGCTCTGTGACTGTGTTGTAGTGGTGGGGGATCAAACCTTCCGAGCTCACCGCTCCATCCTGGCTGCCTGCAGCTCTCA contains:
- the tomm5 gene encoding mitochondrial import receptor subunit TOM5 homolog, with translation MFKLEGLGPKMDPEEMKKKMREDVVSSLRNFLLYVALLRVAPFVLKKLDSI